The DNA window GCAACGGTGGGAGCGATAACGTCTCGGGGTTAGGCGGGGACGACGAGATCATCGGGACCAGTGTCCAGTCGAGCGTCGGCGATTTGCTGTTCGGCGGGGATGGCGACGACACCCTGACCACCGCCGGCAGCCTTAGCAAGCTCTTCGGCGGACCAGGCACTGACGGACTGCTGGGCCCGGGTTCAGGCTTGTTCCCCAACGCCGACCCCGAGATCTTCGTCGAATCCGACGGTGGCACCGTGGACGACGGGTCAACCGTCCCCGAAGTTGCCAACTTCACCGATTTCGGCACCATCGCGCCCGGCGGATCGGTCTCTAAAACGTTCACCGTCTTCAACGACGGCGACGCCCCCCTGATCACCGCCAGCCTGCGTGTCACCGATGCTGCCGGTTCAGTGACCAACCGCTTCTCGGTCACCGAAGGGCTGAGCGGTGTCATCCAGCCCGGCCAGTGGGATTCGTTCACCATCACCTTCAGCACCACCGTCGTCGGAGTGGCCGACCGGTTCGTGCATTTCAGCGACAACGACTCCACCGAAGCCCCCTTCGATTTCGCGATCCGCGGAACCGTGCAGAACGGCAGCCCGGAAGTGGAAGTGCGCGGGAACAACATCGTCATCGCCGACGGCGACGCCACCGCCTCCACGACCGACTTCACCGATTTCGGCAGCGTGAATACTGGCGTGCCCCTCACGCGGACGTTTACGGTGAAGAACACCGGCACCGCCGCACTGAGCACGAGCGGGCTGACCGTGCCGGCAGGGTTTTCGATCGACAGTACCGACACGCTGCTGGCGAGCATTCCCGCCGGCGGGAGCGACACGTTCAAGGTGAAGCTGAACGCAACGGCCGCCGGAACGTTCGCGGGCAACCTCTCGTTCGCCAACAACGACAGCAACGAGAACCCCTACAACTTCTCGATCAAGGGCATCGTGAACGCCGTGGCAGGTGGCGCGCCGGAAGTTGAAGTTCGCGGCAACAACATCGTCATCCTCGACGGCGACACCACGGCATCCACGACCGACTTCACCGACTTCGGCAGCGTGAACGTCGGCTTGCCGGTCACGCGGACGTTTACCGTGAAGAACACCGGCACCAAGGCGCTGACCACCAGCGGCGTGACGGTGCCGGCCGGGTTTGTCATCGACGCCACCGATACGCTGCTGGCGAGCATTCCCGCCGGCGGGCAGGACACGTTTAAGGTCAAGTTCAGCGCGACTTCGGGCGGGACGTTCACGGGCAACATCTCGTTCGCCAATAACGACAGCAACGAGAACCCGTACAACTTCGCGATCAAGGGGATCGCCAAAGGGCCGGAGATCGAGGTGCGGGGGAACAACGTCGTGATCAACGACGGCGATACATTGCCGAGCACGACCGACTTCACCGATTTCGGATCGGCCGCGAAGAACATTTCGATCACCCGGAGCTTCACGGTCCGCAACACGGGAACCGTCGCGCTGACGCTGTCGAGCCTGAAGTTCGCCACGATCGCCGGGACGGCCTCCACAGCGCCATTCAGCCTGAGCGGATCGTTCCCCACGTCGGTCGCGGCCGGCGGAAGCGCGACGTTCAGCATCAAGTTCCTGAGCCTGACGGCCGGCACGTTCGACCGGATGCTGAGCTTCACGACGAACGACGCCAGCGAAGGAACGTTCAACTTCATCCTTCGCGGCAAAGCGGTGTGACGCGCCGAAGGCGCTGGCGTGCGAATGGCGCTGGCATGCGAAACGCCGCACCGGGCATCTGCCCCAGGGGAATGGCGCGAACGGGGACCCGCTGGTTAAGACGAAACGCCGAGGTTGAATCGCCTCGGCGTTTTCGTTTTCAGCCGACAACCTGAAGGACGGCAGAGGGGTATACCATCTCGATGGTGGCAGGTGTCTGCCCGGGTACGGTTGTTCACGCGACACCGTGAATCGGGACGGGCCGCCGGCCGCGAGAAGGACCGTTACACGGCGTTAGGAGACTTGTCCTGGCATGAACTTGAAACTTTCCTTCTTCGCATCTCTCGCAGCCTTCATCGCGATTGCTTTCGGTGGCCGGCCCGTCGCGGCTGCAGAGTCCACTCGCTTTGAGCGGGACATCCTCCCGGTGTTCTATCACCACTGTTTCGGCTGCCACAGCGAGAAGCAGGCCAAGCCCAAGGGGAAGCTCCGGCTCGACACAGCCGAGGCCATTCGCGGCAGCGAGGTGATCGTGCCGGGCAAGCCGGACGAGAGCGAACTGTTCAAGCGGGTGTCGCTGCCGCACGGGGATGAGGGGGTGATGCCGCCGCTCAAAGGGGGTGCACAGCCTCTGAATGACGCCGAGCGGGCGATGGTGCGGCGGTGGATCGCCGACGGGGCGAAACTGGATTCGTGGGTGAAGTTCGATCATCGCGGGCCGGCCATCCCGGCCGGGCAGGTGACGCCACCGCCGGGGGACGTGCGGCAGCTCAGTGCCGAGCTGCAAAAGCGTGTCGATCAGTTTCACGCCGCCAGGGGAACGAAGCTGAACCCGCCGGCGGACGATGAGGTCTTCCTGCGCCGTGTCTACGTGGATGTGATCGGCCGCATCCCGACGCTGGAGGAGAGCGGGCGGTTCCTGGCGAGCAAGGACGACGACAGGCGGGCGAAGCTGATTACGGAACTGCTCAACAGCGAGGGTTACGTCAGCCACATGT is part of the Humisphaera borealis genome and encodes:
- a CDS encoding choice-of-anchor D domain-containing protein, which translates into the protein MFNRNASHAAKSFRQRSSRRPVASAVRAIIEQVECRQLFAALVINGTGNADTIVLNSSSFTLNGVTTSIAATTTSIQINGNAGADTITVAGVGSARTSVTVNGNAGTDSITIGTGNLDGVQKDVLVSGGALSDNDLLTVNDSARPVTGSDDPNSRVRVSSIEINNRAINFANVARVVVQQSGNPNFTNVNEVEAGVSVTLNGNGGNDFYEVGDNDLNPTGGVLDNIRGRLTLNAGANSGGIGDSFSFNNFLASSPSSFVMSNTQVTSPSSSAFRIDYSGFEGTSINLSAEAERFDASTRTTAADWLLGGGADVIFGTAAADTLTNDGTDPVEFHGGGGNDTLIGGDSADILFGDEGSDLLDGGFGDDRYGFANALASQVDTISDIDGINELDFSSMSQAVTVDLGSTVLATHTNRTVIAAPGTLMSNAFGGSGNDTIFGNGDANRLVGNGGSDNVSGLGGDDEIIGTSVQSSVGDLLFGGDGDDTLTTAGSLSKLFGGPGTDGLLGPGSGLFPNADPEIFVESDGGTVDDGSTVPEVANFTDFGTIAPGGSVSKTFTVFNDGDAPLITASLRVTDAAGSVTNRFSVTEGLSGVIQPGQWDSFTITFSTTVVGVADRFVHFSDNDSTEAPFDFAIRGTVQNGSPEVEVRGNNIVIADGDATASTTDFTDFGSVNTGVPLTRTFTVKNTGTAALSTSGLTVPAGFSIDSTDTLLASIPAGGSDTFKVKLNATAAGTFAGNLSFANNDSNENPYNFSIKGIVNAVAGGAPEVEVRGNNIVILDGDTTASTTDFTDFGSVNVGLPVTRTFTVKNTGTKALTTSGVTVPAGFVIDATDTLLASIPAGGQDTFKVKFSATSGGTFTGNISFANNDSNENPYNFAIKGIAKGPEIEVRGNNVVINDGDTLPSTTDFTDFGSAAKNISITRSFTVRNTGTVALTLSSLKFATIAGTASTAPFSLSGSFPTSVAAGGSATFSIKFLSLTAGTFDRMLSFTTNDASEGTFNFILRGKAV